In Oxobacter pfennigii, the genomic window ATTATCTATAGGTATTGAAGATGCTGATGATTTAATATATGATTTAAATCAGGCTCTTAATAAAATAGGCTAATAGTATTATTATATAAAACTTTTTTCACAACCTAAAAGGGACTCTCTATATAATTTAAAATTATGGCTCTTCTGGAACTATTCTATTTATCGGAGAGTCCCCCTTATTTGTAATATAAAATAGCAATGAAAAGAGGAGTAAGTATGGGTACGAAAGAGGTAAGACAATTTTTTCTTGAGAGAAGCTTACCGGATCCTGTATTTGAACTTTCTGACAGCGGTGCAACTGTGGATTTGGCTTCAAAAACCTTAGGAGTTGAACCCGGGCTAATTGCCAAGACACTTGCATTTAAACTGAAAGACAGAAATATTTTGATAGTTATGAGCGGTAATTGCCGAATAGACAATAAAAAATTCAAACAATACTTTGGTATTAAAGCAAAGATGCTTGAGCACGATGAGGTTTCAGATATTACCGGCCATCCTGTAGGAGGGTTGACACCTTTCGGATTAAAAAATGGACTCGAAATCTATCTTGATATTTCCATCAAAGAATTTAAATTTGTATATCCTGCTGCCGGTTCAAAAACAGCAGCATTAAAGATATCTCCGTCACTTATGCAGGAGCTTACGGATGCAATTTGGGTTGATATATGCCAGTAACGTGCAGGGTTATCGTTTTAGGTTTGCTTATATGACATATATCAAACTTGACATATGATAAGTTAAATGTTAGTATATTTTAAAAATGAATTATTCAATTCTCATCAAGAGAGGCAGAGGGACTGGCCCGATGAAGCCTCGGCAACCTTCAGGTTCATTTATCTGAAAAGGTGCCAACTCCTGCGCTGGATTTTAAAAATCCAAGCGGTAGATGAGAGAGGAAGCCTTATTCAGGTTCTGATAACCAAGCCTCTTTCATCCTAAGCTTTAAAGATGAAGAGGTTTTTTTATTTGACATTATTGGAGGTTAAATCGTGGATAAGGTAAGGATAGCACTATTAGGTTTAGGCAATGTGGGGAAAGGTGTATGGAAAATATTAAATACAAATATTGAAGAAATTAAAAAACGCTCCGGGTACGAGATAGAAGTTTCAAAGATACTTGTCAGAGACCTTAATAAGGACAGGAGTATTTCAATACCTCCAGGGATATTGACTGCAAATCCGGATGATATATTAAATGATAACAGTGTAAAGATTGTCGTAGAATTATTAGGCGGAATGGACCCTGCCAAAGATTATATACTAAGATCAATTGAAAATAAAAAGCATATTGTTACAGCAAATAAGCTTCTGATTGCCACTGCAGGAGAAGAACTCTTTTCTGCCGCTTATGAAAAAGGGGTACAACTATGTTTTGAAGCAAGTGTCGGCGGCGGTATACCTATAATTAAAAATATAACCGAAAGTCTTACTGCCAATAAAATCGAAGAAATTATAGGTATTGTAAACGGCACAACAAATTACATTCTTTCTAAGATGGCCGATGATGGAGTGAATTTCCAGAACGCTTTAAAGGAAGCACAAATAAATGGACTTGCCGAGGCAGATCCTACTTCCGATGTGGAAGGCTATGATGCTTTATACAAGCTTTTAATATTAGCTTCCCTTGCTTTTGATACAAAAATTGATGTTAATACAATCCACAGAGAAGGAATTCGAAACATTGAATCAATAGACATTAAATATGCACAAGAATTAGGGTATGCAATCAAGCTTCTGGCTGTTGCCAGGGATAAAGGTGATAAATTAGAGCTTAAGGTTCATCCGGCAATGGTGCCTGCTTTCCACGCACTTTCAAATGTTAAGGATTCCTTTAATGCAATCCTAATTAAGGGGAATGCCGCAGGGGACTTGATGTTTTACGGAAGAGGGGCAGGAGATTTGCCAACCGGCAGTGCAGTAGTGGGAGATATAATATCCATATTGAGAAATAAAAGGGATTTACCCTTCAAAAGGCTGTTTAAAAATGATACTATTCAAAAGAAGGTCTGCTCTGCTGAAGAAGTCGTATCATCATATTATATCAGGGCTAGTGCCGGGAATATTCCCCATGTTTTCGATAAAATAAAATCCATATTTGCAGAAAATGATATCAATATTTTAAATATTATTAAAAACGTTGAATCTCAGAATACTGTTTATTTTGCGTTAAAGACCGGCTGTACGTCAAAAACAAATTTAGATAAAGCTTTAAACAAGATAATGGATATTCATTATGTTGATAAAGTTGAAAATATAATAAGGATAGAAGATTTATATTAAAATAAGCTTATTGCTGCGAAATACAGCAATAAGCTTATTTATTTAACAGCAAAGAAATCGACTGTTTTATCTGCCAATGGCTTGTTCAAGATCCTTTATTAAATCAGTTACATTTTCTATACCTATGGATAACCTTAAGAGCTTGTCTGTTACCCCCAGCCTGTTTCGCATTTCTACCGGTATTGCTTCATGTGTTTGCACATAAGGATAGGTAATAAGACTTTCTACTCCCCCCAGGCTTTCCGCAAAAGTAATGACCTTCACATTTTTTAATATTTTTGCTACCATTTCCACAGACTTTACTGTAAATGAAATCATTGAACCAAACCCGGTAGCTTGTTTAATGGATACCTGATATTCATCATGCCATGGCAATCCAACATAATAAACCTTCTCTACTTCATTATTTTCATGCAGCCATTTTGCTATCTCAAGGGCATTATTCTGCTGTTTATCCATCCTTATCGCAAGAGTTTTTATCCCCCTTAGTATAAGCCAGCTGTCGAAAGGAGACAAAACAGCTCCGGTGGATTTTTGTATAAACCTGAACCTTTCAATCAGTTCTTCATCATTTACAACAATTAATCCCGCCAGCGTATCATTATGCCCTCCAAGATATTTAGTACCGCTGTGTACTACTATATCAACTCCAAAGTTTAAAGGTTTCTGATAATATGGCGTTAAAAATGTATTATCTACTATGGTCAGTATGCCTTTCTGCTTTGCAGTTTTTACAACTTCCGCTATATCAGTAACCTTCATCATTGGGTTTGATGGGGTTTCAATTAAAATCGCCTTTGTATTATTTTTTATTCCTTGTATCATCGTTTCTAAATTACTGGTATTCAGATATGAAGTTTCTATTCCATACTTCTTGTATATTTCTTCAAATAGCCTGTAAGTACCTCCATAGAGATCATCAGATATAATAATATGATCACCTGCAGAAAATATGG contains:
- a CDS encoding YbaK/EbsC family protein, with the protein product MGTKEVRQFFLERSLPDPVFELSDSGATVDLASKTLGVEPGLIAKTLAFKLKDRNILIVMSGNCRIDNKKFKQYFGIKAKMLEHDEVSDITGHPVGGLTPFGLKNGLEIYLDISIKEFKFVYPAAGSKTAALKISPSLMQELTDAIWVDICQ
- a CDS encoding homoserine dehydrogenase; this translates as MDKVRIALLGLGNVGKGVWKILNTNIEEIKKRSGYEIEVSKILVRDLNKDRSISIPPGILTANPDDILNDNSVKIVVELLGGMDPAKDYILRSIENKKHIVTANKLLIATAGEELFSAAYEKGVQLCFEASVGGGIPIIKNITESLTANKIEEIIGIVNGTTNYILSKMADDGVNFQNALKEAQINGLAEADPTSDVEGYDALYKLLILASLAFDTKIDVNTIHREGIRNIESIDIKYAQELGYAIKLLAVARDKGDKLELKVHPAMVPAFHALSNVKDSFNAILIKGNAAGDLMFYGRGAGDLPTGSAVVGDIISILRNKRDLPFKRLFKNDTIQKKVCSAEEVVSSYYIRASAGNIPHVFDKIKSIFAENDINILNIIKNVESQNTVYFALKTGCTSKTNLDKALNKIMDIHYVDKVENIIRIEDLY
- a CDS encoding trans-sulfuration enzyme family protein; the protein is MKEDYYCIDTQVVHGYKGYDEKTGAISFPIYQSATFRHPGLNQSTGYDYSRLQNPTREELEKTIAKLESGKEGLAFSTGMAAITAIATIFSAGDHIIISDDLYGGTYRLFEEIYKKYGIETSYLNTSNLETMIQGIKNNTKAILIETPSNPMMKVTDIAEVVKTAKQKGILTIVDNTFLTPYYQKPLNFGVDIVVHSGTKYLGGHNDTLAGLIVVNDEELIERFRFIQKSTGAVLSPFDSWLILRGIKTLAIRMDKQQNNALEIAKWLHENNEVEKVYYVGLPWHDEYQVSIKQATGFGSMISFTVKSVEMVAKILKNVKVITFAESLGGVESLITYPYVQTHEAIPVEMRNRLGVTDKLLRLSIGIENVTDLIKDLEQAIGR